The following proteins are encoded in a genomic region of Poecilia reticulata strain Guanapo linkage group LG11, Guppy_female_1.0+MT, whole genome shotgun sequence:
- the srfbp1 gene encoding serum response factor-binding protein 1 — MINTEKTFPPVEEQEQDEMEEEDEDEEEEEEATSSDNNNDDEEEEAGGEKEAEPSSAATEKKPSDVLNLNNEVVKMRKEVKRVKALIIRKLTRQIVTLKRKKGKEAEMERNQRRAARLLEEVHSMKKLALDGVTKTALQKDLNFERVCKNPKSTMLERAMARIASHPQFRKKIESIRAAVKDFREERTKARKQEEHPKGQRQPEKATQLSPVTRQDRKNEDKDKDNPLNQQVEDTKEGADVFKGAKKSVVQSPATSDVPKQEKPESTSAKSTLVKSSTKPKPQIKHEENSRLQSVPELALESADEEESDVESSDDEEKEYFDDSTEERFHKQSSASEESDEDDFFIGKVSKFKKKKKETSGEAQVDKEREGKKDLGDPKTNKLQSQLDELESRLKSKPLTVQSVFCSSLAGRKGGRGGDKGKGTGKSGAPGNSKTGGGLNDGGSGKLKFTKQENRTSNSGAKFSKRPESDRKESGSAGRGRGKDVRKQMDNRGRGFLSHQPSQPALHPSWEASKKRKEQQGQILAFQGKKIKFDDDDD; from the exons ATGATTAACACCGAGAAAACGTTCCCACCTGTTGAAGAGCAAGAACAGGACGAGATGGAAGAAGAAGACGAGgacgaagaggaagaggaagaagccaCAAGTtcagataataataatgatgatgaagaggaggaagcaggAGGTGAAAAGGAAGCAGAACCGTCATCTGCTGCGACGGAAAAGAAGCCCTCCGATGTCCTGAATCTAAACAACGAGGTGGTGAAGATGAGGAAGGAGGTGAAGAGGGTGAAGGCCCTGATCATCAGGAAGCTCACTCGTCAGATTGTCACCTTGAAGAGGAAGAAGGGAAAGGAGGCAGAAATGGAGAGGAATCAGAGGAGAGCTGCGAGGCTGCTGGAGGAGGTCCACAGCATGAAGAAGCTCGCTCTGGACGGG GTGACCAAGACGGCCTTGCAAAAGGACCTCAACTTTGAGCGTGTTTGCAAAAACCCCAAGTCGACCATGTTGGAAAGAGCCATGGCACGCATCGCCAGCCACCCTCAGTTCAGGAAGAAGATCGAGAGCATCAGAGCCGCCGTCAAAGACTTCAGAGAGGAGCGCACGAAGGCCAGGAAACAGGAGGAGCACCCGAAAGGTCAGAGACAACCAGAAAAAGCCACCCAACTTTCACCAGTCACAAGACAGGACAGGAAAAATGAGgataaagacaaagacaatCCTTTGAACCAACAAGTGGAAGACACTAAGGAAGGAGCAGATGTCTTTAAAGGTGCTAAAAAGTCTGTTGTACAATCACCTGCTACCTCTGATGTTCCCAAGCAAGAGAAGCCAGAGTCTACCAGTGCTAAATCTACGTTAGTTAAAAGCAGCACAAAGCCTAAGCCTCAAATTAAACACGAAGAGAATTCCCGTCTTCAGTCTGTTCCTGAATTAGCTCTCGAAAGCGCAGATGAAGAAGAGAGCGACGTAGAGTCGTCGGACGACGAAGAGAAAGAGTACTTCGACGACAGCACGGAGGAGCGTTTCCACAAGCAGTCCTCCGCGTCAGAGGAGAGCGATGAAGACGACTTCTTTATAGGGAAAGTCAGCAaattcaagaagaagaaaaaagagacgAGCGGCGAAGCGCAGGTGGATAAAGAACGGGAAGGGAAAAAAGATCTGGGCGACCCGAAAACCAACAAGCTCCAGAGTCAACTGGACGAGCTGGAGTCCAGGTTGAAGTCCAAACCCTTGACAGTTCAGTCTGTGTTCTGCTCGTCGCTGGCCGGACGTAAGGGCGGACGGGGTGGCGACAAAGGGAAAGGGACGGGTAAATCTGGAGCTCCAGGGAACTCCAAAACTGGCGGAGGTCTAAATGATGGAGGCTCTGGCAAATTAAAGTTCACAAAGCAGGAGAACAGAACTTCAAATTCTGGGGCCAAGTTCAGCAAACGCCCCGAGTCAGACAGAAAAGAATCTGGGTCTGCCGGGAGAGGAAGAGGCAAAGATGTCCGAAAGCAGATGGACAACAGGGGGAGAGGCTTCCTTTCCCATCAGCCATCACAGCCGGCGCTCCATCCATCATGGGAGGCCAGCAAGAAGAGGAAGGAGCAGCAGGGGCAAATCCTGGCATTCCAAGGGAAGAAGATTAaatttgatgatgatgatgactga
- the e2f3 gene encoding transcription factor E2F3, with protein MLSTPTEERKYFCSPEANSRLKLQGRVRREPQDEGGTMEPIAGANQTKMAIASQTHNIKKEAMLLFQKTRADTSLVLLTRKFAQRLNHCRGGLVDLNLVSSELKVSKRRLYDITNVLEGINLMKKTYKNHHQWLGGLVEDNLGRSLESLIEEEEKLDELIQICARQISSLCEENLHDRYAYLTYEDIRSIPSFEQQTVIVIKAPPETRLQVPHPEESLQIHLRSTNRPIDVFLCSDTPVAMESMETPAAGNTSCGQVHLPTCEKDSSAPPSFSMQMSTKEDANSSCETKGFSNPESEVTPHSTLLSFIPLTNSCSIPLKLEHSYAISSPVSSLDGERCLISLTTDEGITNFSSA; from the exons ATGTTGTCAACACCAACAGAggaaagaaagtatttttgcaGCCCTGAG GCGAATAGCAGACTGAAGCTGCAGGGCCGTGTACGGCGCGAGCCTCAGGACGAAGGTGGGACCATGGAGCCTATCGCCGGGGCGAACCAAACCAAGATGGCCATAGCTTCTCAGACCCATAATATAAAAAAGG AAGCCATGTTGCTGTTCCAGAAGACTCGTGCCGATACCTCTCTGGTTCTCCTGACGAGAAAGTTTGCTCAGAGACTAAATCACTGTCGAGGTGGACTGGTGGACCTCAACTTGGTCTCATCGGAGCTCAAAGTGTCCAAGAGGCGTCTGTACGACATCACCAACGTGTTGGAAGGGATTAATCTCATGAAGAAGACATACAAAAACCACCACCAGTGGTT GGGCGGCCTTGTGGAGGACAACCTTGGCAGAAGCCTGGAGTCTCTGattgaggaggaggaaaagctGGACGAGCTCATCCAAATCTGCGCCCGGCAGATCAGCAGCCTGTGCGAGGAGAACCTGCACGACAG GTACGCCTACCTGACTTACGAAGACATCAGGAGCATTCCGAGTTTTGAACAGCAGACTGTGATTGTAATCAAAGCTCCGCCCGAGACTCGCCTTCAGGTGCCACATCCAGAGGAG AGCTTGCAGATTCACCTAAGAAGCACGAACAGACCCATCGATGTCTTCCTCTGCTCTGACACACCGGTTGCCATGGAATCCATGGAGACGCCAGCTGCGGGCAACACCAGCTGTGGACAGGTTCATCTACCCACCTGTGAGAAAGACTCCTCTGCACCTCCATCCTTCTCAATGCAGATGTCGACTAAAG AGGATGCTAACAGTAGCTGTGAAACGAAAGGTTTCTCAAACCCAGAGTCTGAGGTGACACCACACTCGACACTGTTAAGTTTCATCCCTTTGACGAACTCGTGCAGTATCCCCCTGAAACTCGAGCATAGCTACGCCATTTCGTCTCCGGTCTCCTCCCTTGACGGGGAGCGTTGCCTCATCAGCCTGACCACAGATGAAGGCATCACAAACTTCTCCTCAGCCTGA